One window from the genome of Enterobacter asburiae encodes:
- a CDS encoding YjbF family lipoprotein: MKRPAIILICLLLQACSATTKGLGNSLWESMFGTPGVHLTDDELQNMPYASQYMQLNDGPQLFVVLAFDENGQQKWVTQDQATIVTQHGRIVKTLLGGDNLLEVNNIAADPLLKPNQIADGASWTRTMGWTEHKQVRYATARSTFRWDGTDSVKVGSDETHVRVLDEEVTTDQATWHNRFWIDEEGQIRQSLQYLGAGFFPVKTTLIKAAKS; encoded by the coding sequence GTGAAGCGACCTGCAATCATTCTGATTTGCCTGCTGCTGCAGGCGTGCTCGGCCACCACTAAAGGGCTGGGAAACTCACTGTGGGAAAGCATGTTCGGTACACCGGGCGTACATCTGACCGATGACGAACTTCAAAACATGCCCTATGCCAGTCAGTACATGCAGCTTAACGATGGCCCGCAGCTGTTTGTGGTGCTCGCTTTCGATGAAAACGGGCAGCAGAAATGGGTGACGCAGGATCAGGCCACCATCGTGACGCAGCATGGCCGTATCGTGAAAACCCTATTGGGTGGCGACAACCTGCTGGAAGTGAATAATATCGCTGCCGATCCGCTGCTCAAGCCGAACCAGATCGCCGACGGCGCAAGCTGGACGCGCACGATGGGCTGGACCGAACATAAGCAGGTGCGTTACGCCACGGCACGCTCGACCTTCCGCTGGGACGGTACGGACAGCGTGAAAGTCGGCAGCGACGAAACCCATGTCCGCGTGCTGGATGAAGAAGTCACCACCGACCAGGCCACCTGGCACAACCGCTTCTGGATCGACGAGGAAGGGCAGATCCGCCAGTCCCTGCAGTATCTCGGTGCCGGATTCTTCCCGGTGAAAACCACCCTGATCAAGGCGGCGAAATCATGA
- the yjbE gene encoding exopolysaccharide production protein YjbE: MKKVLYGIFAISALAATSVYAAPVQVGEAAGSAATSASAGSSTAASASTVSSAVGVALAATGGGDGSNTGTTTTTTTSTQ, translated from the coding sequence ATGAAGAAAGTACTGTATGGCATTTTTGCCATATCTGCGCTTGCGGCGACATCTGTTTATGCAGCTCCGGTTCAGGTCGGAGAAGCGGCAGGTTCGGCTGCGACGTCTGCGTCTGCGGGTAGTTCTACCGCAGCCAGCGCCAGCACCGTAAGTTCAGCCGTGGGTGTCGCGCTGGCGGCAACCGGTGGCGGTGATGGCTCCAATACCGGAACCACGACCACCACGACAACCAGCACCCAGTAA
- the pgi gene encoding glucose-6-phosphate isomerase, whose translation MKNINPTQTAAWQALQKHFDEMKDVTIADLFAKDADRFAKFSATFDDLMLVDFSKNRITEETLAKLQDLAKETELADAIKSMFSGEKINRTEDRAVLHVALRNRSNTPIIVDGKDVMPEVNAVLEKMKAFSEAIISGSWKGYTGKAITDVVNIGIGGSDLGPFMVTEALRPYKNHLNMHFVSNVDGTHIAEVLKNVNPETTLFLVASKTFTTQETMTNAHSARDWFLKTAGDNKHVAKHFAALSTNGKAVSEFGIDTANMFEFWDWVGGRYSLWSAIGLSIILSVGFDNFVELLSGAHAMDKHFSTTAPEKNLPVLLALIGIWYNNFFGAETEAILPYDQYMHRFAAYFQQGNMESNGKYVDRNGNAVDYQTGPIIWGEPGTNGQHAFYQLIHQGTKMVPCDFIAPAITHNPLSDHHPKLLSNFFAQTEALAFGKSREVVEQEYRDQGKDPATLDHVVPFKVFEGNRPTNSILLREITPFSLGALIALYEHKIFTQGAILNIFTFDQWGVELGKQLANRILPELGDDKAIASHDSSTNGLINRYKAWRA comes from the coding sequence TGATGCTGGTGGATTTCTCCAAAAACCGCATTACCGAAGAGACGCTGGCAAAACTGCAGGATCTGGCGAAAGAGACTGAGCTTGCCGACGCCATCAAATCCATGTTCTCCGGTGAGAAGATCAACCGCACCGAAGACCGTGCCGTGCTTCACGTGGCCCTGCGTAACCGTAGCAATACGCCAATCATCGTTGACGGCAAAGACGTCATGCCGGAAGTGAACGCGGTGCTGGAAAAGATGAAAGCCTTCTCCGAGGCGATCATCTCCGGTAGCTGGAAAGGCTACACCGGCAAAGCGATCACCGACGTGGTTAACATCGGTATCGGCGGCTCTGACCTCGGTCCGTTCATGGTGACCGAAGCGCTGCGCCCGTACAAAAACCACCTCAATATGCACTTTGTGTCTAACGTCGATGGTACCCACATCGCCGAAGTGCTGAAGAACGTAAACCCGGAAACCACCCTGTTCCTGGTTGCCTCCAAAACCTTCACCACTCAGGAAACCATGACCAACGCCCACAGCGCGCGCGACTGGTTCCTGAAAACCGCGGGCGACAACAAGCACGTGGCGAAACACTTCGCGGCGCTGTCTACCAACGGTAAAGCGGTCAGCGAGTTCGGCATTGATACCGCGAATATGTTCGAGTTCTGGGACTGGGTTGGCGGCCGCTACTCCCTGTGGTCTGCGATCGGTCTGTCCATCATCCTGTCCGTGGGCTTCGACAACTTCGTTGAGCTGCTCTCCGGCGCGCACGCGATGGATAAACACTTCTCCACGACCGCACCAGAGAAAAACCTGCCGGTGCTGCTGGCGCTGATCGGTATCTGGTACAACAACTTCTTCGGCGCTGAAACCGAAGCGATCCTGCCGTACGACCAGTATATGCACCGCTTTGCAGCCTACTTCCAGCAGGGCAACATGGAATCCAACGGTAAATACGTTGACCGTAACGGCAACGCGGTGGATTACCAGACTGGCCCAATCATCTGGGGCGAGCCGGGCACCAACGGCCAGCATGCCTTCTACCAGCTGATCCACCAGGGCACCAAAATGGTACCGTGCGATTTCATCGCCCCGGCTATCACCCATAACCCGCTGTCCGACCACCATCCGAAGCTGCTGTCGAACTTCTTTGCGCAGACCGAAGCGCTGGCGTTCGGTAAATCCCGCGAGGTGGTTGAGCAGGAATACCGTGACCAGGGTAAAGATCCGGCAACCCTGGACCACGTTGTGCCGTTCAAAGTGTTCGAAGGCAACCGTCCAACCAACTCCATCCTGTTGCGTGAAATCACGCCGTTCAGCCTGGGTGCGCTGATTGCCCTGTACGAGCACAAGATCTTCACGCAGGGTGCCATCCTGAACATCTTCACCTTTGACCAGTGGGGCGTTGAGCTGGGCAAACAGCTGGCAAACCGTATTCTGCCAGAGCTGGGTGACGATAAAGCGATTGCCAGCCATGACAGCTCGACAAATGGTTTGATCAACCGTTATAAAGCATGGCGAGCGTAA
- a CDS encoding capsule biosynthesis GfcC family protein translates to MKTLINVALLASLAAPLAWSAGTVNVYTPDSEKPKTLTHAEHLIDLVGQPRLANSWWPGAVIAERQKTAEAEQQHKALLARLTGLAEQEDGDDAAAINSVRQQLQALKVTGRQIVNLDPDEVRVTEKGNPTLEGEYTLWLPVKPTTVTVMGLISSPGKKPFTPGRDVASYLDEQSLLSGADNSYAWVVYPDGHTQKAPVAYWNKRHIEPMPGSIIFVGFADHFWTKAYDGLNADILHSLIQRIPE, encoded by the coding sequence ATGAAAACGCTCATCAACGTTGCGCTTCTCGCCAGCCTTGCCGCGCCGCTGGCATGGTCCGCAGGGACGGTAAATGTCTACACGCCGGACAGTGAAAAACCCAAAACCTTAACCCACGCCGAGCATCTGATCGATCTCGTCGGACAGCCAAGGCTCGCCAACAGCTGGTGGCCGGGGGCAGTAATCGCTGAACGGCAGAAGACCGCTGAAGCGGAACAACAGCACAAGGCGCTCCTGGCCAGGCTGACGGGGTTAGCGGAGCAGGAAGATGGCGACGACGCGGCGGCCATTAACAGCGTTCGCCAGCAGCTGCAGGCGCTGAAGGTGACGGGCCGTCAGATAGTGAATCTTGATCCAGATGAAGTGCGCGTCACGGAAAAGGGCAACCCCACGCTTGAAGGGGAGTATACGCTCTGGCTGCCGGTGAAGCCGACGACGGTGACCGTGATGGGGCTTATCAGCAGCCCGGGTAAAAAGCCCTTTACGCCCGGTCGTGACGTGGCGAGCTACCTCGACGAGCAGAGCCTGCTGAGCGGTGCCGATAACAGCTACGCCTGGGTGGTTTACCCTGACGGACACACACAAAAAGCCCCCGTTGCTTACTGGAATAAACGGCATATCGAACCTATGCCGGGCAGCATCATTTTTGTCGGTTTTGCCGACCATTTCTGGACGAAGGCGTATGACGGGCTTAACGCCGATATCCTTCACTCCCTGATTCAGCGGATACCGGAATAA